One region of Streptomyces rishiriensis genomic DNA includes:
- a CDS encoding bifunctional glycosyltransferase/CDP-glycerol:glycerophosphate glycerophosphotransferase, with amino-acid sequence MPRFSIIVPSHGVAGRLSLALDSVLAQSFGDFELIPVSDAPGTPAAALAAGYARRDSRVAPVHSPPSAGLSGARNTGMRAATGAYLLFLDGDDVLAPGALATLDARLTETGDVDVLYTEHERTPWWDGEPANPAAPLLARTPKGAFSPAEAPHITGVQLPAWGTAYRRSFLTGHRIAFPDGHFTDVGFGGLVTVHAERIAVLRSVVVRHLLRRQGNRLNLPGEHHLELLDRTEAVLARAAELGLSGDRSGPLFEQLFASVLKTAAHPARLTGRRRRAFFRRAARLYRRHRPAGFRGPGGSLGVQHRLLAAGAYTAFRALRGANRKAAGAVERLPRPQGLRTRLLYRRALRRPVDPNLAVYCAYWGRGYACSPAAIHAKAAELAPHIRSVFLVEADQAHTMPDGVDHAVIGGRRYWQVLARAKYLFNNANFAEGVVKREGTVHVQTQHGTPLKKMGVDQSTYPVVAAATGSFTKLLGRVDRWDYNLSSNTHSTQMWERAFPGSYEQLEYGYPRNDLFYTATAADVARVRRELGVPEGATAVLYAPTHRDHRTGFEPGLDLEAFCEAAGEDVVVLLRAHYFYDGRVRRGTGRIIDVTGHRSSEEVCLAADALVTDYSSIMFDYANLDRPIVVYADDWDVYRETRGVYFDLLAAPPGPVAHTPEELARVFRDGSYADPGSAARRAAFRSRFCQFDDGRAAERVVRRVLLGEPPEAIEPVRPLAERVPAPAASTLVRS; translated from the coding sequence ATGCCCCGCTTCAGCATCATCGTCCCGTCCCATGGGGTCGCGGGCCGGTTGTCCCTGGCACTGGACTCCGTCCTGGCCCAGTCCTTCGGCGACTTCGAGCTGATCCCGGTCAGCGACGCGCCCGGCACCCCGGCCGCGGCCCTCGCCGCCGGGTACGCGCGGCGGGACTCCCGGGTGGCCCCGGTGCACTCGCCGCCGTCCGCCGGGCTGAGCGGGGCCCGCAACACCGGGATGCGGGCGGCGACCGGCGCGTATCTGCTCTTCCTCGACGGCGACGACGTCCTCGCCCCGGGCGCCCTGGCGACGCTGGACGCCCGGCTGACCGAGACCGGCGACGTCGACGTCCTGTACACCGAGCACGAGCGCACCCCCTGGTGGGACGGCGAGCCCGCCAACCCGGCCGCCCCGCTGCTGGCGCGGACCCCGAAGGGCGCCTTCTCCCCCGCCGAGGCCCCGCACATCACCGGGGTGCAGCTGCCCGCGTGGGGCACGGCCTACCGGCGCTCCTTCCTCACCGGGCACCGCATCGCCTTCCCCGACGGGCACTTCACGGACGTCGGCTTCGGCGGCCTGGTCACCGTGCACGCCGAGCGGATCGCGGTGCTGCGCTCGGTCGTCGTACGGCATCTGCTGCGGCGGCAGGGCAACCGGCTGAACCTGCCGGGCGAACACCATCTGGAGCTTCTGGACCGGACCGAAGCGGTGCTGGCCCGGGCGGCCGAACTGGGGCTGTCCGGCGACCGGTCGGGGCCGCTCTTCGAGCAGCTCTTCGCGTCCGTCCTGAAGACGGCCGCGCACCCGGCCCGGCTGACCGGTCGCCGCCGCCGGGCCTTCTTCCGCCGCGCGGCCCGGCTGTACCGGCGCCACCGCCCGGCCGGCTTCCGCGGTCCCGGCGGCAGCCTGGGGGTACAGCACCGGCTGCTGGCGGCCGGTGCGTACACGGCGTTCCGCGCGCTGCGCGGCGCCAACCGGAAGGCCGCGGGCGCCGTCGAGCGCCTCCCGCGCCCCCAGGGCCTGCGCACCCGCCTGCTCTACCGGCGCGCCCTGCGCCGCCCCGTCGACCCGAACCTGGCGGTGTACTGCGCCTACTGGGGCCGCGGTTACGCGTGCAGCCCGGCCGCGATCCACGCCAAGGCCGCCGAACTCGCCCCGCACATCCGCTCGGTGTTCCTCGTCGAGGCCGACCAGGCGCACACGATGCCCGACGGCGTCGACCACGCCGTCATCGGCGGCCGCCGCTACTGGCAGGTGCTGGCCCGCGCCAAGTACCTGTTCAACAACGCCAACTTCGCCGAGGGCGTGGTCAAGCGCGAGGGCACTGTGCATGTGCAGACCCAGCACGGCACCCCGCTCAAGAAGATGGGCGTCGACCAGTCGACGTACCCGGTCGTCGCCGCCGCGACCGGCTCCTTCACCAAGCTTCTGGGCCGCGTGGACCGCTGGGACTACAACCTCTCCTCCAACACCCACTCCACCCAGATGTGGGAGCGCGCCTTCCCCGGCTCGTACGAGCAGCTGGAGTACGGCTATCCGCGCAACGACCTCTTCTACACGGCGACCGCGGCCGACGTGGCCCGGGTCCGGCGGGAACTGGGGGTGCCGGAGGGAGCCACGGCCGTCCTGTACGCGCCCACCCACCGCGACCACCGCACCGGTTTCGAGCCGGGGCTGGACCTGGAGGCCTTCTGCGAGGCGGCCGGCGAGGACGTCGTGGTGCTGCTGCGGGCGCACTACTTCTACGACGGGCGCGTCCGGCGCGGCACCGGCCGGATCATCGACGTCACCGGTCACCGCTCCTCCGAGGAGGTGTGCCTGGCCGCCGACGCGCTGGTCACCGACTACTCGTCGATCATGTTCGACTACGCCAACCTGGACCGTCCGATCGTCGTGTACGCCGACGACTGGGACGTCTACCGGGAGACCAGGGGCGTCTACTTCGACCTGCTGGCGGCCCCGCCGGGACCGGTCGCGCACACGCCCGAGGAGCTGGCCCGGGTGTTCCGCGACGGCTCCTACGCGGACCCCGGATCCGCCGCCCGCCGGGCCGCGTTCCGGTCCCGTTTCTGCCAGTTCGACGACGGCCGGGCGGCCGAGCGTGTGGTGCGCCGGGTGCTGCTCGGCGAACCCCCGGAGGCGATCGAGCCCGTGCGGCCGCTCGCCGAGCGCGTCCCGGCCCCCGCCGCCTCCACTCTCGTAAGGAGCTGA
- a CDS encoding bifunctional glycosyltransferase/CDP-glycerol:glycerophosphate glycerophosphotransferase gives MPRFSIIVPCFKVQGFLRECLDSVLEQSYRDIEVIAVDDRSPDGCGAILDEYAARDDRVRVLHLPENAGLGRARNAGMPLAGGDYLFFLDSDDTLTPGALRATADRLDEAGDPDVLVFDYARTYWWGGTRRNALAHVLAEAGEGTFTAAERPEILDLLMVVWNKVYRREFVERNGFSFPPGYYEDTPWTFPVMLSAERIATLDRICVDYRQRRQGNILSTTSRKHFDVHDQYERVFAFVDSRPGLAGWRPYLHRKMGEHCLDILAKPDRLPPSDKGEFFRRTAELFARHKPAGEPVPAELRVLEGGYAAYRAKRKAGQAGRELARRGGQAGRAAGGWLRRGPDAVRGRLPLDPHLVLYSAFSHRGVLGDPGAVYEKAREIAPQLRGVWVVRDEETAARLPAGVEHVTLDSPAYRRVSARAGFFVNNVNWPGALAKRPGSVHIHTHQGTPLKYMAADLLQRPGARHGVDVPQMLRRADRWDWSLVANQHSELVWERAYPCHFTSVRTGSPRNDVLVNAGAQAGLAVRARLGIPAGHTVVLYAPTRREYVRGGYADRLDLARFAADLGDGHTLVVRLHPSLATGPARGMGLADLHRRGVLVDATDEPRVEDVMLASDVLVTDYSALMFDYANLDRPIVVHADDWAAYTASRGAYFDVTADAPGHVSRTYRELAWLLASGGCRDEESARLRAGFRERFCAYDDGRAAERVVRRLLLGEEFPEGAAPPKVPGPAGARDLLAST, from the coding sequence GTGCCCCGCTTCAGCATCATCGTCCCCTGTTTCAAGGTGCAGGGCTTCCTGCGCGAGTGCCTCGACTCGGTCCTGGAGCAGTCGTACCGCGACATCGAGGTGATCGCCGTCGACGACCGCTCGCCCGACGGGTGCGGCGCGATCCTCGACGAGTACGCGGCCCGCGACGACCGCGTCCGGGTCCTGCACCTGCCGGAGAACGCCGGCCTCGGCCGGGCCCGCAACGCCGGTATGCCGCTCGCGGGCGGCGACTACCTGTTCTTCCTCGACAGCGACGACACCCTCACCCCGGGCGCGCTGCGTGCCACGGCCGACCGGCTCGACGAGGCCGGCGACCCGGACGTGCTGGTCTTCGACTACGCGCGCACCTACTGGTGGGGCGGCACCCGCAGGAACGCCCTCGCACACGTCCTCGCGGAGGCCGGCGAGGGCACCTTCACGGCCGCCGAACGCCCGGAGATCCTCGACCTGTTGATGGTCGTGTGGAACAAGGTCTACCGGCGGGAGTTCGTCGAGAGGAACGGCTTCTCCTTCCCGCCCGGCTACTACGAGGACACGCCCTGGACCTTCCCGGTCATGCTCAGCGCGGAGCGGATCGCCACGCTGGACCGGATCTGCGTCGACTACCGCCAGCGGCGCCAGGGCAACATCCTGTCCACCACCAGCCGCAAGCACTTCGACGTGCACGACCAGTACGAGCGGGTCTTCGCCTTCGTCGACTCCCGCCCCGGGCTGGCGGGCTGGCGGCCGTATCTGCACCGCAAGATGGGCGAGCACTGCCTCGACATCCTCGCCAAGCCGGACCGGCTGCCGCCGTCCGACAAGGGCGAGTTCTTCCGCCGTACGGCCGAGCTGTTCGCCCGCCACAAGCCCGCCGGTGAGCCGGTGCCCGCCGAACTGAGGGTTCTGGAGGGCGGTTACGCGGCCTACCGGGCCAAGCGGAAGGCCGGGCAGGCGGGCCGGGAGCTCGCCCGGCGCGGCGGGCAGGCGGGCCGGGCGGCGGGCGGCTGGCTGCGCCGGGGCCCGGACGCCGTGCGCGGGCGCCTCCCGCTGGACCCGCACCTCGTCCTGTACTCGGCGTTCTCCCACCGGGGCGTGCTCGGCGATCCCGGGGCCGTCTACGAGAAGGCGCGGGAGATCGCACCGCAGCTGCGCGGCGTGTGGGTGGTGCGCGACGAGGAGACGGCCGCCCGGCTCCCGGCGGGCGTGGAGCACGTGACGCTCGACTCCCCCGCCTACCGTCGCGTGAGCGCGCGGGCCGGCTTCTTCGTCAACAACGTCAACTGGCCCGGCGCCCTCGCCAAGCGGCCCGGCAGCGTCCACATCCACACCCACCAGGGCACCCCGCTGAAGTACATGGCGGCCGACCTGCTCCAGCGGCCCGGCGCCCGGCACGGCGTGGACGTGCCGCAGATGCTGCGCCGCGCCGACCGCTGGGACTGGAGCCTGGTCGCCAACCAGCACTCGGAGCTGGTGTGGGAGCGGGCCTACCCCTGCCACTTCACCTCGGTGCGGACCGGGAGCCCCCGCAACGACGTACTGGTGAACGCCGGTGCGCAGGCGGGTCTCGCCGTCCGCGCGCGGCTCGGGATCCCGGCCGGTCACACGGTCGTGCTGTACGCGCCGACCCGCCGCGAGTACGTGCGCGGCGGGTACGCCGACCGGCTCGACCTGGCCCGCTTCGCCGCGGATCTGGGCGACGGGCACACCCTCGTCGTCCGGCTGCACCCGTCGCTGGCGACCGGACCGGCGCGCGGGATGGGCCTGGCCGACCTGCACCGGCGCGGAGTGCTGGTGGACGCGACGGACGAGCCGCGCGTCGAGGACGTCATGCTCGCCTCCGACGTCCTGGTCACCGACTACTCGGCCCTGATGTTCGACTACGCCAACCTGGACCGGCCGATCGTCGTCCACGCCGACGACTGGGCCGCGTACACGGCGAGCCGGGGCGCCTACTTCGACGTCACCGCCGACGCGCCCGGCCATGTCTCGCGCACCTACCGGGAACTGGCCTGGCTGCTGGCCTCCGGCGGCTGTCGCGACGAGGAGTCGGCGCGGCTGCGGGCGGGCTTCCGGGAGCGGTTCTGCGCCTACGACGACGGGCGGGCCGCCGAGCGCGTCGTCCGGCGGCTGCTGCTGGGCGAGGAGTTCCCCGAGGGGGCCGCCCCGCCGAAGGTGCCCGGGCCGGCCGGGGCCCGCGATCTGCTCGCGTCGACGTGA